Genomic window (Candidatus Nitrosocosmicus franklandus):
GTACTTGTAACGGCTCTTTCAAGAGCGGGTGCAATGATATCGTTATGCCCAGCCAATCCTTTGTCTAGTAAAGATCATGTAATTGATTACTTACATTCGGAGGTAGCAAATGTAAAATTGTTCGTGAATAATCGAGAAGACTATTCATCATTTTACAAAAATATGGACAGAGTGTTGGATACAAAACCACAAATTATAACAGACGATGGAGGAGAATTGCACAAGAAGGCAATCTTAAGATCTCAGAATGTGGTTGGTGGAACGGAGGAAACTACGTCTGGAGTAAACAGGTTGAGAATGCTCAGCAAAGACGGCAAGCTAACATATCCTATTATAGCAGCAAATGAATCAATCATGAAACTGTTGCTTGACAATAAATTTGGAACAGGACAAAGTACCATTCAAGGAATTATAAATACGACCGGCGTAATGGTGGCAAATAAGAGAATAGTAGTTTGTGGTTATGGTTGGGTCGGCAAAGGAGTTGCCAGAGTTGCCAAAGGCATGGGTGCAAAAGTAACGATCGCGGAGGTAGATCCTCTACTAGCAATTGAGGCATACCTTGATGGATTTGAGGTTGGTCCATTAGAGAAACTTCTAGCTAATAATGATATATTCATAACATGTACTGGCCAATTCAACGTTATAGGTCGAGATCATTTCCACAAGCTAAAAGAAGGGGCAATTTTGTGCAATGCTGGGCATTTTGATGTTGAAATCGATGTCAATTATCTTAATGAAATGGATCCAAGTCATTTCGATCCCCGCCCAAATGTTACTTGCTATCACACAAATCGTAGTCAATGCAAAAAGAAATTTTACCTCATCACAAGAGGGAGAGTAGTTAATCTGGTTGGAGCAGAAGGAAATTCCCCTGAGGTGATGGATATCTCTTTCTCCAATCAATTTTTGGCTATAGTATATTTATCGAAGGCCGCGAGTAAGATGACTAACAGAGTATACAGGATGCCAAAGAAATTGGATAAGAAACTAGCACAATTGGTTCTTGCGGAACATGGAGTGGAAATAGATAGTCTTACACCTGACCAGATCAGCTATTTTAAAAGGTAATAATATAAAGAGCAACCCATATCAAGCTAATTTTTTGTTCTATAAAATTATTGATTTATTATTTATGCGTACAACGGAAGCAAGCATGCCTATCCGAATTCATATATTTACCCATTGTATTTACGCAAGCTATAAAACTTGTTCACGAGCATTCTAGTGGATTTTAAATATAAATTGGATGACACAGGTTTAATCTTACTCCGGCCAGATTGCTAAAGTATACGGTCCTTTGAGACTCGTGGTCATATGTATACATTGTCATGCTTGACTTTTACTTCTTTTAATCACTAATCGGTTCCCGCAATTTTCACAAAAATCTGAATTATTGGTAGAGCTTTTTCTACAAATACTACAGTATTTTCTTGCAATTCTTAAAGTAAAATTCTTTTTTCCGGGTGTTACTACTTTTAATGAAAGATGTTTTGCTATGTTTACTAGGGAAAAATCCGTTGAGAGTATAGGCAGGTTTAGCTGTAATGCTAGTGCTATAATGGAGCGGTCAGCATGAGACAAAAGAATTTTACCTACCTCGGTCTCCTTTTTCTTTACTTGAGATATGATTTCATCTGATGCCTGTATCATGATTACTTTCCTTGTAATCATCAAAAAATCTAGTCCGTCTATATTTTTCTTTATATGCTTTATCTCGTCAAATATTTGAGGCGTAATGTAGTATGTGTACTCAGCCGTAGTAAGAAAAGGTAACCCCATATAAAAGATATTTGCATCTGTTACGATTTTATTATGTAAATCCAAGTTTGGTTAGTTGTCTCAAATCATTCATTTTAAATCTTATGAACAATGCATCGTCTTGGTACTTTTTTATCGAGATCATGTGGTTTTTAGGAATCGATCGGGTCATCTGTCCATCCATTATGAGCTGAGTATCATGATTTACACTAACCTTAATACCATTCAATGGGGCCACGAATGAGGGAACCCTATTAACCGAGCCAATGGGAGTTACAAGGATACAATCAAGTTGTTCATGAATAATAGGTCCGTTGTTTGACAAGGCATGGCCTGTAGAGCCAGTAGGAGTGGAAATTATCATACCATCCATTTTTTGGCTTAAGGAACTATCATTCATGAACAGTGTAAAAATTGGTGTTTTGTCTAGCTCAGAACGCATCAATACAAAATCATTTAACACGGGTACGGTTGTATCATTTCCAATCTGTGCTATTATCCTTGTTCGCTTGTCTAAAAAAAATTCTCCATTTAGTAAGGGTTCTATAATTTTGTTTATAGAGTCCTTTGAAACTTCTGACAAAATCCCACGTGTCCCTCCCGCATTGACACATAGAACAGGAACTTCTGAAGGTAACGTTCTAAATGCTTTAATAGTAGTACCGTCTCCACCTATTGCTATTGCAAAGTCTAATGGTTTTTCCGAAAAATATTTTGTATTGTGGATCGCGTCTTTTTTGAATTCAATGATTTCGACGCCTTTCTTGGTCAATTTGGACTTAAGTATAAATGAAACCTTTTCAGATTCTTCATTATTTCTCTTAGTAAAAAAGGCAACAGATCGAATTCTCTTGATCAAACATTCTAAATTGATAAGTAGGGGTATATTTTGTTACTTGTTATCAATTTATAAAATTTCAATTTTGTCGATAGTAGCAGAGTCAGTAAAATCAGTAAAGCTAAATTTTGATTGTTTATGTTAAATCCATATAGATTCTAGAAAAATATATCAATGTGCCTAAAATGGCACCTGCACACCCACTGACTAGTTCTTTGATTCAATGAATTAAGATTAAATATGGATTTTTGTTCCTAATTTAATGCAAGTTTTTTTCTTATTGACTGGTAAATCCAACCAAAATTACATTTATATTAGAAAAATAGGACCTTAAAGAATTAACAAATAGGGCCGATAGCTCAGCTTGGTGGAGCGTTCGACTGATAATCGAAAGGCCGAGGGTTCAAATCCCTTTCGGCCCATTGCATTATCTTAAATTAGGCGAAGTAACTGAAACTAATTGCAAGGAAACTCCGGTTACAAATCTCTCTTACCTTACAGGTACGCATACATTTGATACAAATCCCAAATTTGTCTGTAATATTTACCTAGATAGGTTGTTTTCGTTGTGTGTTAGCCAGCGAGATTAAATAAATAAACCCAAATAACTCAATCTGATGTGCAACAGTCACAATTTCGGTCCTTCCAAATTTGCGGCACTTATCCAAAGCCATTACAACATTCTCGATCTAAATTGAAAGAAAGATAATTTTTGTTAACATTTTCCCTTATCCCAATCGACTGCGTAACTTGATCATACTGTTCAGAGACACCTTTATATGAGTAACAGTGGTTGTGATCATACCAACCATCCTTGCAACCCTGTATCTTAGCTGAGGATTTTTTAGTTTCGTCTGCACAGTAATGACTGGCCGCGTGGGCATTTTGGACAAGTAGAACGGGTGTCAAAGCCATTGAAGCAACTGCAATTGTAATAATCGGCACCCTCAGAATTATTCATCACACGCTTTGTTGTTAAATATATAAAAATATTTAATTCTCTTAGTATCAATCATCCAATTATTCTCATTTCATTTTTGTGATAACATTAACTCATTAATGATCAATTCGGTTATAGACGGTATGTAATATATAGTTAGAGTGAATGGATTCCTTGCTGATTCTAATTCAATAATTCAATACAATGATTTACAGCCGAATAATTATTCTATTTGAGAGGTAAACCTAAAATACTTCAAGTTGAAAAGCTCCCTGCATAAAAACTATTACCTCCTGTTAATTTATGCAGGCTTGTGTAAAATGATTAATGATTATCGCTGCCACATTTCTACATACTGATGCAAAGTCATCTGAATGCTCTATCATATGGAAACATATAATTTACAAAAGCAAATCATCAAATTAGCAATTAAGAGGATTACCATAAATTGCAACAAGATTTAGACAAAATATATAAATAAATCTTATTCAAATGCATCCTTTACCTAAAGAGGGTGGATCCGAAAATAACCCAATTTTTACAAGTACAAACAACTAATCTAGGATTAATCCCGCATAATGTCCTATAATCGTAAAATCATATAAGGAAGAAACATACTATGATAACCTTAACTCTTAATATCCTCCTTGAAGTAATCAAAAACAAATGATTATGAAATTATATCAAATCGTATCAAAAAAGTAGGTAATCTAACTTTTCTGATGATTTTAAAAGTCTCTTTTTAACTAGTGTACAATTGCTTTGAGAGAAACCATCTTTGAATCAACGTATTATCAATGACTTGGCTTCACAAAGTTTCCCAGAAATTTGGAGCTTGATCAAATATGAAATTATATGCTAATTTATAGCATAAAAAAATAGTGGATTGATTAATATAGTTACCAAATTGCTTATAAGATCTTTATCTAAGAAAAAAATCCAAAGCTACAGGAGGCAGAATCAAGGAACTCGTTATATTCCATGAGGTTGAAACCAAGTTTTTTATTGATTATGATGTTTGTTATAGTGATATATTTCATAGTTTAAAAACGGCTCTGTTCAGTTAACAGGTTTTAATTCCTTGTTGTGATAGTCGACAAACAGGTTCAACCAGTTTTTTACGTGTTTTAGTTTGCAGTTCTTTAGCCTGCAGGGAAAGTAATCATCGAAACTTTCAGTTCTGTCCTTGATATACTGCATTGTTCTTTCAATCAAGTTTTTTTCATAGGAGGAATGGAGATGGTGTTCTAATTTAAGGAATTGACAAGCCATGGGATACCAAGTACCACCATCTGTTGAAACTGGATGCTTTCCATAGTCTCTGACTATGTTTGACAGAAACCGTTCCGCAACAAACATGTTTCTCTCCTTAGAAATGGATAGTGAGAGAATTTCCTTACTTTTCGCATCTATTGCAACCCATAACCACGTGTATTCTGAACCAACCTTAAGCAATGTTTCATCTACAATGAATTCACATATCCTTCTTTGTTTTGTCTTGATAATCTTAGGTTGGTACTTTTGAATCCAGTTCCAGATAGTGACATGATTTCGTTTGATACAGTATGATAATCTTTCAGATGTTTTCCTAAGAGAAAGACCTGAAAAGTACAAATGTAAGCCATAATACACATATTTTGAAGGTGTTCTGTTTCTAGTATTCATAAAAGAGATAGGACATCTTCAAGCTATAGACTTGACGCTAAATGAACAGAGCCTTAAAAACAATTATATTTCTTTTATAGTAATCTATTTAATATTTCGAGTATTATGAGAATTTGATATATAACGAAAGTCGCGACAAGTATTTTGATTTTACTAATACCACTAATAATAGGTTCACTAATCTTTACTTCAATTGTATCATTGCAGAATTTTGCTGGAATTAGAACGAAATTTCTTGATATGTTTGAAGTTTCGGGATTGCAATTAGCAGAAAAACTATCAGACGAGATCCGCAAGGTAAAATCAGAGCTCCACCACCTATCTACGAACCCTATACTTCATAATATAAGTATTTCAAAAAGCTTCAAGTCACAGATTTTAGAAGATTCTTTCAGCCAAAGTGATCCAAAATATGCAAATATCGCAGTGTATGACATTGGCGGAAAATTAGTAATCGATACGGCCAATTCCAACACTAATGAAAGTTTTTCTGATGAGGAATTTTTTGAAAGAGCATTAGAGGGTCATTTTTTCTTTTATAGTATTCCCACACAATCGTTATCGAATCAAAGTCACTTCCACTTTTCAGGGCCTATTTATAACACAAATAGAACAGTTATTGGAGTTTTAGAAATTGAAGTGCCTGTTACCCTCATTGACAGTCTCTTGAACGAGAGTTTATTTTATAGTAACAAGTATAATAAAACCTTCAGGTTTGATGTCAAGTTGTTACACAACAACAGTATTTTTTATCATTCTAAAAGTTCTGAAGATCAACATATTGATGATCTTGGCATTATTTTAGAACAACTCAATACACTTGAGGATGGACTACATGTAATAGGAGATACTATGATGATTTCAATTCCACTATCCTTAGATGAGTATGGATTTGATGCAATCGGAAACTGGACTCTGGTTCTTGAAGGAGATCTATCTACTATAATGAACGATTATAACAAAACGGTAAGTGATTTTCTAATTTCGTCTGCAGTAATCATTATTATTACTATATTCGTTACCGTTTTTTCAGTAAGAAAAATAACAGATCCGGTTACACAATTAAAAAATTCAGCTTTGGAATTAAGTAAAAATAATTTTGAAAAGGAAATCATGGTAGAGGGTTCAAGTGAGGTTAAGGATCTTTCGATCGCCCTTGAGGTCATGAGAAGAAATATCATAAACTCGAGGAAGAACCTAATTAACAAGGTTAAGGAAAGAACAAGAGATTTGGAACATGCTATTGAAGAATTGAGATCTAAAGAAGCTCTGCTAAAAAACATCAACATAGAGCTAAGAAAGTCTACGCGTGCTAAAGAAGAATTCCTTTCTATGGTAAGTCATGAGCTAAAAACCCCCATTACACCAATGAAACTGTATGTTGAAATGATCCTTAAGGAAAATAAATCGAACAAGATATCCGACTTTCAATTAAAGGGCCTTAACATAGTATACAAGAACATTATTAAACTTGAGGCAATCGTTAACGATATTTTTACTGTATACAAGATGGAATCAGACAATTTTACTCTAAATAAAGAAGTTGTTAGTGTAGCAGAGTTGGTAGAAACAAATGTATCTGCATTAAGACCATTAATGAGAGACAAGGGAATTAAATTAAATGTAAATGTCGCCACCGATTCAAGTATTTATTGTGATCCAAATAGAATAAGCCAAGTATTTTTTAATTTGGTAAACAATGCAGTGGATCATGTTCCAGATAAAAATGGAAGAATTACAATAAGTGTCGAGAAACTAAGTGAAATTGAAGTATCTAATTCCATGTCACAGGAACACAACGATGTAAAAGCTAAAATACTATTTACCATAGAGGATAATGGCATAGGCATCAAGGAAGAAAATGTTGCAAATCTTTTTAAGAAATTTTACCAAATAGATACCGGACTCCGGAGAAAATATGGCGGTACCGGACTGGGTCTAGCAATTTCTAAAGGTATTATTGAATCCCATGGCGGATCAATATGGTTAGACTCAACTTACAAAGGCGGTGCTCGTTTTAGATTTAAATTAGATGCTTTATGATCTCACTGGACATTTATAATTAAAAATTCCATTGTTTGATACGTTGGTTCACAGGGATCAGATTTATATCCTGAAAAATAAAAGGGGATTTAAAAAGGATTTTATAGTTTACACATATGAAAAACAAAACGATCAATAATAGTTGCCGAGCGTTACTGTATGAAATTGAAGACAGCTAGTATATTCTAACTATATCTAATATGACAAAATCGAAATCCACCGAATCTAATGTACTCAAAGAATTAAAGATGGAAAGGTTTAGAAATAATAGCATAAACATTCCACTGTCTTTCGTAAAATCAAAGGTAGCAGGCTATTATTGCGATTAGAATTTATGTAATAAATTCAAAGCTTGTTTACAGATCAAAAGGCCACCAAGGTATCAAAAATTTGTATCTAGAAACCCCAGCAGCTTGATTATTCGTAGAAAGATCATGATTTCCTTTTCAGGACTCAATACTTAAATTCCAACTAGAAGGTCAAAAAAGGTTGTTTATGGTGGTAACATTCCTCAATATATTTGAAAAATGATAAAACAGTTACATTAAATAGCATCAACGAAAAAGGATAGCTGAAGTACACAGAATGAAAGTTGTACCTACAGAGTGTTATTCAGTAGCTGACCTATTACATCGTCAAATACTTCTATTGGTTGTGCACCTTCTATTGCCGCGATTCTAGTCGAATTCTCCTTCATAATTAGAAAAGTTGGAGTGCTAGTTAATCCCAAATTCTTTGCAAAAATATCATTTTCTACAACGATCGAATTATACTTATGGGACTGTAAACAATCCGCAAATTCAGAAACATTTGGAATGTTTATATTTCTTGCAAAATCAATCAAACTTTCCTGTGTAACCCATCCAGTATTTTCTCCTCTTGAATTTCTATAAACTTCATCATGATACTCCCAGTATTTGTCCTGCTCAGCAGCACAGTATGACGCTTCGGCCCCAAGAGTAGAGAGTTTATCCGCAGGTAAATCGTTAATTACAAAATCTTTAAAACCAAACCTTACAATGCCCGGATCTACATACTTTGAGATTAAATCAGCTTTAGTCTCCTGATTGAACCTAGCACAAAACGGACATTGATAATCTCCGAATTCAATTATGTCTATTGGGGCATCCCCATTACCAATTGCTGCTGCACCAGGTACGATTGGGTTTGTCAAATTAGAAATCAATTGTTGAATATCTTCGGGGTTTGATGATGATGAATTATTATTACCTCCAAAATTTGAAAAGGCTGTTATCGAACCACCTATTAATAGTGCACCAAACAAAACTGCCATTATCACAACCTTACGAACGTTAGTTTTATTACCTCGTGGTTTTCTGTTTCTATGTTTCAACTTTTAACAATAAAGAAAAGGTCAATCCATTATTTAAAATAAATATATGTTGAACATGACAAGACTCGATAACAATTTTATTAATAAGGTATGATTGTGTTTTATTTTAATTTTGAACGGATCAAACTAAGTGCGTTCTCTGCATTGTCCCTTTTGGGCAATTGGACAAAAAAGACGTTATTCCCAAATGATTTATGTGGAACGATTCCGAGCATTCCAGAAGCTGCGAGGGCTTCAAAAAAATCAATAGATTCGTTTGCATAAAGTAGAAAGTCAAACTTAAGGTCGGTGTTCAAAAAGTTAACATTAAGATTTACAAATACATGACAACCATCATCGTAAATATTCAAATTTGTATCGATTAAATTCGGTTTGCCGTAAGAATTTCGCATTATGGATTCGAATTGCTCTGGTTGAACTAATAAGCAAGGAACTTTATGATTATGATATTCAATAAAATCGTAACCTAACTTGTGAACATTTGCCATAAAATCCTCAAGGGTATGCAATTCTCGGTCCAATTATTTAAGTAAATGAAATCATTTATCTCTTATTAATATTTAGTCTATCTACAAATAAAAAATTGCCTAGATATAAGACTAGCAAATCTGGATAGATTTGGCTAGCAACATTGCCTTCTGTGGGTCCTCTGAACCGATTTCGTCACTATCATATTTTTTGCTAAAATAAAGCAAATCTGCAAGTTTCCATTTATCAATAGTTACTAATGTTGTTCCATTCTTCTTGATCGTAGTCATATTTGTAGTCAAGATAACTAGTTTGTCAACCGCGGAATTTCTTTTAGTACTTTTGAGGATCTTATCAAAATTCTTATTTTTATCAAAATCCATGGCGATTGATATTCCGACCTTCTTTCCCATTTGGTCATTATAAGCAGCATCAAGAAATTCTCCGTCAATAACATCATCATACCTCTTGACTGTCCCAAGCTGTTCAAAATAGTTAATAAGATTTCTAACCGCATTACGTACGTTGGTTTCTACCAAGTTCCTATCAATAGATATTTTTCTCATCTTCAAGAAATCCGAAATGGGAATGTCCATAATACTTCCCCTCAGCCTAAGTCCTGGGTACACTTTTTTTATAGTTTCTTCTATAGACTGTTCATCAATAGTATGAGAGTTTTTCTCAGATGCTTCCTCAAATGCATGATACAGTACGTTTAGAATAGATCTAATGTTTCTAAAATCAGGAAATTCATCATAAATAATTCGAACCTTTGCAGACAAATCCTTCTTTTCTGAGTTGGTAATATTGCCATTATAGTGTAACACATACTGTAAAACTATATCATTAACTTCGTCGTATGAATTGGAACCAGCCAAATCGATTTTGTAATTAGCTTTTTCTAAACGATCAAATAAAGACGGACTCGTTCTAGAAATCTCCGTGTAATACGAAGGAGTTGTCACAACCATTAGTATAGAATATGGAATATGTGAATTTATCAAACCTTTTAGGTACTCTAATGAGGTAGAATTAGTATCAAATTCATCTATCTGAAATATCGTTATTTTATTAAATAATTTATAATTTATTTTAGCGATATTGGATAATACCATCGTAAGATTCTCAAAGGTTTTGAGATCTGAATAGTTAAGAGTACTTGTTTTGAAAATCTCGGTAATCAAGCTAATTTCTATTTTGGTAAAATCGTTGGACATGAGTTCAAATAGATGTTCATATGACAGATTCATTTTCCTTTGTATGATCTGTTCTAATTTTTCAGTTATTGTATTTCCACTCAGTGAATCCATGATTCCGTATCTTATTATTTTTTTCACCAACTTAGGATTTTGAGAAAATTTATCCTTTAGATAATCAACAAATTTGGCTTTTACGGCGGCGTAATAATCTTTACCAAATCCCGATACTATAGAATGAAAAAAATTGTCGATTTCTCTTGGTTGTACCTGTGTCAAGTCAACATATGATATAACGGATTTGTCATCAAATTCCTTTAAAGTTTTCGTATGTAAGGTTAAGTGTGTTTTGCCAGAGCCCACATCTTGTATTATAGTTATAATTTTAAACAAATCGTCATCATAAATTTTCTCGTTGCCCAACTTTCCGTATAAATCATCGACACATGCCTTTATTGAGTTCAGGGCAGCAATATGTCGTTTCCCTCCCAGTATATTCGAATTATAAACTGTTGGTGTTGGGCTACTTGGAAAAGGATTTACACTCAGATTATAAGGAGCCATTAAATACACCTCACAAAACCATGAATAATCCCTCTTAATACCACTCCTTCATACCCTCCAGATGAGAGCTCGTAATTTTCGGGATATGATTCTACTAGAGCAGATACCAATGAATAAAACTCTGTTCCCGTTATACCGATTCTACTGCATAATTCATCCTTTATAGAAGACAGCTCCAACCAGCCTATGGATGAGGATTTTTTTGAGACAAGGGAATCAAACTGTTCCTTAAAACTATCTAATGTAATGTTACTCCTGCCGCCATCAATACCTGAAGGGTTCTCAATGCTTAATTGGTTAATTTTTTCTTCTATTCTAACAAATGAACTTTTAACTTCCGACAATTCGCAGTCTATTTTTTCAACGTATTTGAATATACTATCTGAATAATTATTCAGTTTGTTTTGAATTCCAATAATCGATTCATATAGATATCTAAACTTTATGTCCGATGACAGCAAGTATTCGAGGTAAAATTTTTTGCCCCAACAATAAATATAAGTTCCCTTTTTAGAAACACAGATTTTGTCCTGCAACACTAATTGTTCCAAATCTTGTTCAAAAGATTCGGTAGCGAATTTTTTCTTTAATTCGGATTTTTTAACTCCAACTGATCCAAAAGAATTAATATCTTCATAAATTATATCTATGTTGGACATATACTCCAAAGTATTAAAAAAAGTTAAAAAAAAGATAGTGAAATAAAAGTAATGTTGTTGTAAAAAAAAATAAACAATTATAAGAATAGTTGGTCTACAATGAAAAAGGAATGATGATACATCAATCTGAGCAAACCAATGATGATAGCACTAGGGTATCTGACCTCCTCTTACAACTAAAATAAAACAAGGCGTGACAGAATATAAACATAAATAAATTAATAAGTAAAGTTTTAGTTAGAATTTACCGTTAAATTGACCAATGTTGATGACAGTTACAGTGATAAGATTGGTGTAGACGAAGTTACCCAAAGAACCAATAAGTTACTTGATGAGTTTAGAGAAAATTATATTAATAATAAGAATAGGGATTTTGTTAACG
Coding sequences:
- a CDS encoding DsbA family protein, producing MKHRNRKPRGNKTNVRKVVIMAVLFGALLIGGSITAFSNFGGNNNSSSSNPEDIQQLISNLTNPIVPGAAAIGNGDAPIDIIEFGDYQCPFCARFNQETKADLISKYVDPGIVRFGFKDFVINDLPADKLSTLGAEASYCAAEQDKYWEYHDEVYRNSRGENTGWVTQESLIDFARNINIPNVSEFADCLQSHKYNSIVVENDIFAKNLGLTSTPTFLIMKENSTRIAAIEGAQPIEVFDDVIGQLLNNTL
- a CDS encoding DDE-type integrase/transposase/recombinase, producing MNTRNRTPSKYVYYGLHLYFSGLSLRKTSERLSYCIKRNHVTIWNWIQKYQPKIIKTKQRRICEFIVDETLLKVGSEYTWLWVAIDAKSKEILSLSISKERNMFVAERFLSNIVRDYGKHPVSTDGGTWYPMACQFLKLEHHLHSSYEKNLIERTMQYIKDRTESFDDYFPCRLKNCKLKHVKNWLNLFVDYHNKELKPVN
- a CDS encoding NAD(+)/NADH kinase, encoding MIKRIRSVAFFTKRNNEESEKVSFILKSKLTKKGVEIIEFKKDAIHNTKYFSEKPLDFAIAIGGDGTTIKAFRTLPSEVPVLCVNAGGTRGILSEVSKDSINKIIEPLLNGEFFLDKRTRIIAQIGNDTTVPVLNDFVLMRSELDKTPIFTLFMNDSSLSQKMDGMIISTPTGSTGHALSNNGPIIHEQLDCILVTPIGSVNRVPSFVAPLNGIKVSVNHDTQLIMDGQMTRSIPKNHMISIKKYQDDALFIRFKMNDLRQLTKLGFT
- a CDS encoding adenosylhomocysteinase; the encoded protein is MNSDSDSKKGYLWAKSRMPILNRIVRKYSKSKILSDFKLGMCLHITYETAVLVTALSRAGAMISLCPANPLSSKDHVIDYLHSEVANVKLFVNNREDYSSFYKNMDRVLDTKPQIITDDGGELHKKAILRSQNVVGGTEETTSGVNRLRMLSKDGKLTYPIIAANESIMKLLLDNKFGTGQSTIQGIINTTGVMVANKRIVVCGYGWVGKGVARVAKGMGAKVTIAEVDPLLAIEAYLDGFEVGPLEKLLANNDIFITCTGQFNVIGRDHFHKLKEGAILCNAGHFDVEIDVNYLNEMDPSHFDPRPNVTCYHTNRSQCKKKFYLITRGRVVNLVGAEGNSPEVMDISFSNQFLAIVYLSKAASKMTNRVYRMPKKLDKKLAQLVLAEHGVEIDSLTPDQISYFKR
- a CDS encoding sensor histidine kinase gives rise to the protein MILLIPLIIGSLIFTSIVSLQNFAGIRTKFLDMFEVSGLQLAEKLSDEIRKVKSELHHLSTNPILHNISISKSFKSQILEDSFSQSDPKYANIAVYDIGGKLVIDTANSNTNESFSDEEFFERALEGHFFFYSIPTQSLSNQSHFHFSGPIYNTNRTVIGVLEIEVPVTLIDSLLNESLFYSNKYNKTFRFDVKLLHNNSIFYHSKSSEDQHIDDLGIILEQLNTLEDGLHVIGDTMMISIPLSLDEYGFDAIGNWTLVLEGDLSTIMNDYNKTVSDFLISSAVIIIITIFVTVFSVRKITDPVTQLKNSALELSKNNFEKEIMVEGSSEVKDLSIALEVMRRNIINSRKNLINKVKERTRDLEHAIEELRSKEALLKNINIELRKSTRAKEEFLSMVSHELKTPITPMKLYVEMILKENKSNKISDFQLKGLNIVYKNIIKLEAIVNDIFTVYKMESDNFTLNKEVVSVAELVETNVSALRPLMRDKGIKLNVNVATDSSIYCDPNRISQVFFNLVNNAVDHVPDKNGRITISVEKLSEIEVSNSMSQEHNDVKAKILFTIEDNGIGIKEENVANLFKKFYQIDTGLRRKYGGTGLGLAISKGIIESHGGSIWLDSTYKGGARFRFKLDAL